DNA sequence from the Thermus islandicus DSM 21543 genome:
GGCGTGCTGGAACGCCTGAGGCTTTAGCGGAAGCGCCTCAGGCCAAGGTTCCTCTTGGGAAGCCTCAGGGCCCGTTGGGGCCAGGAGCGCCGGGGCATCTCCAGGGGCCTTTTCCCTGGGGGTACCTCGGGAGCGCGGGCCTCGGGCGGCACGATGGGGCCTCCACCCTGCGCCGCGCCTGTTCCCTAAGAAGCTGGACCCGGGCCGTAAGGGCCTCTGGGCTACGGGCTCTGGCGAAAAGCATACCTAGCCTTTAGGTTAAAGGGGAAGCCCGCCTCCCCTTGTGCCCTTTGACCCACCCTAGGGCAGGGCCTGAAGGCGCCCCACCATCCAGCCCAGGGGGTAGCCGTCCTGGGGAATGCGGGCCCCCGCCGTCTTGCGGGTCTTGGGCTCCTGGCCCTCGGGGTGGTTCTCGGGAAGGAGGAGGGCAAGCCGCAAGGCAAGCCGCCCCGAGCCGAAGCCCACCCGCAAGGGAAAGACTCCGGGGTCCTTGAGCCTCTCGGATAGGGCCTCGTAGACCTCGAGGGCCCTCTTGAGCCCGTGTTCCTCAGCGAAGCCGCTCTCCCACTCGGCCACCTGGCGGTAGTAGTCCCTGAGGGCCTGCACCAGGTCCTCCGGGGGGATGGGCAGGGAAACCCCTCCCCTTTGGCCCAGCCCCTCGTGGTAGCGGAGGGTGAGGGCAAAGCGGGTGCCCCTGCGGAAGGTTTCCGCCAGGAGGACCATCCCCGAGGTGTCCTTCGTGGGGTGGAAGACGCCGATGCGGTTCAGGAAGGTGGGGGTGGGGCCGGAGTCCGAAAGGCGCACCGCCCGGAAGGGGTCCTGGTAGAGGTCCAGGGTCATCCCCCGACGCCCCTCCCGGGCGTAGCGCAGCACCGCCCCCTCAAAGGCCTGGTTTTCCGAGAGGCTGGGGTTCCGGGGGGGGTAGATGCGAACCTGCCCATCCCGCTCCCGCCGGTCCCTCAGCCGCCAAACCCCCGCCTTCCGGTCCCACTCCGCCACCTGGCCCCTTTCCACCAGCACGTGGAAGAGCCAAGCGGTGCGCAGGGCCCCCTTGACGCTGGAGCCCGGGAGGTAGGGGCCGAGGGCAGAATAGGGCACGGGGCGGTACTCCAGGGCCGCCTCCTCGGTGGCGGACTGGACCGCCTCCAGGAAGGCGGAGCTTGCGGGTAGGGTGCGGAGGACGGCCTCCTTGGGAAGCTGGCCCTCTTCATGGAGGTAGCGAAGCACCTCCTGGGCTGCCTTGGGGCCCTGGGCCACCTTCTCCAGGTACTGCCTCTTCCTCGCCTCGGGGAGGGCGAGGAGGAGGGCGCCGGGGTCCAGGAGGTGGACCTCCTTCTTGGCGAAGTCGGGCACGTAGGCGTAGGCGGGGTAGGCCTCCCCCGTGCCCACGTGTACCGGGCTCAGGGCCTCCAGCTCCAGGCGAAAGCTCCTCAGGAATCCCATACCCGCACCCCCAGGGGAAAGACCGCGAGGACCTCGCACACACGCGCCCCTGCCTCGGGGGGGTCCTCAGGGGTGACGTCCAAGAGCACGTTCCTCACCTCCCGGTAGAGGCTCCCCTCCCGGGTCCTAAGGTAAGGCCTTTTGAATGGCTTCCCCACGTAGGCCCCACCTAGGCGGCCCCAATAGGGTTCCAGCTCGTAGTAGAGGGCGCCCTCGAGGGGCCCAGGGGCCAGGGTGGCGTAGGCGTTGGGTTCCTTGGCCTCGGGAAGCTCCGCCTCCAGGGGGCCCTCCACCCGGAACCGCCCGAGGCCCACGCTGGCCCCACCCCCATAGCCCATCTCCCCCACGAAGGCGAGGCCCTCTTTGAGGTCAAAGGGGGCCTCCCCCAGGACATAGAGGGCGTAGGGCGTCCTGGGGTCGGGGAAGAGGAGCTCCTGGGTGAAGAGGATGCCCCGCCTGGCCGCTCCCGTGGCCCGGTCTATGCCCACCCGGCTCCGGCGGAGCCTCCTTGGCTCAGGAGGCTTGGCCCTACCGAGAACCTCTGGGGCCTGCAGAAGGGCTTCTTCTCCCCGCTCCGCTAAGGCCTGGAAAGTCTCCAGGCTCACCAGGGCGAGGTTTTTGAGGGCCTTGCGGAGGGTGGTCTCCTCCACCGGGACGGGGGGAAGCTTGGGCCGGGGAAGCCAGCCCTTGGGGTAGACGCTGGAGAGGCGGAAGGGGGGATTTTGACTAAACCTTTCCAGGAGTGCCTCCAAAGCTTCCCTCCCGTGGGTATAGCGGTACCACCAGAAGAGGTGGGCCATAAGGGTGGGGGCCCGGGGAAGGGCCTTCAGAGGCCCCTGGAAGTAGAGATGGAACAGGGTTGCCCGCATTCAGGCCCCCTGAAGGCTCACCTCCTCCACCTGGAGCCTTTCCCTCAGGGGCAGGCCCTCCTGGGCCTCCGGGGGCTTTTCGGGGTGGAGGAAGTAGACCTGGCCATAGCCCCGGCTGATGTGCCCGCCCAGGCCATCCAGCTCCAAAAGCTCTAGGGCCCTAAGGAGGTACTTCCCAAAGTAGTCCTCGTCCAGGTCGTCCAGCACCCGGTAGGACATCTCCACCAGGAAGCGGGCCCCGGCAGGAACCCTTTCCGTGGTACGGGGGTTGGCTTTCCCGCCCAGGCGGGGGATGAACACCTCCTGCTTGATCTCGGTGTAGAGGCCGCCCCGGGCGGTAGCCCGCTCCAGCTGCTGCTTGGATTCCTCGGTGAGGTAGGCGTCCCGCACCAGGAGGCGGGTAGGACCGCGCTCCCGGGCCACCTTTAGGGAGGCCTCGTCGTTCTCCGGGGCGAGGCCGAAGATGCGGGCCACGGGGTCCTTGGGGTCGGGGGAGGCGTAGACGTGCTTGTCCTTGGCCTTCAGGATGTAGTCCCCCCCAAGGCTCCACTCCAGGAGGTAGCGGAGCTTCCCCTTGAGGCTGGAGCCCGGGATGTAGGGCTCGTCGGTGAGGGGGTTGCGGATCACGGGGTTGTCCAGGTCGCCGATGGCCATCTGGTCCCGGCTCATCCCGATCCTCAGGCCCGTCTTGGCCAGGAGCACCGAGCGGATGCGGATCACCTTCCTAAGCTTCATCCCTGTCCTCCTGCTTTCCCGAGGCGTAGAAATAGAAATAGGCCAGAACCGCCTCCACGTACTTCATCATGGCTTCAAAGTGCTTGGAGCTCTGCTTGCCCGCCTCGAGGGCCTCCTCCATGAACCTCACAAACTCCTCGGCGCCCTTGCCCTTTAAGGGGCCCTGGGAGCGGCGGTTGTAGAAGAGCTTGGCCTTGAGGAGCTCCAGCTGAGGAACAAGCCGGGCAAAGGCCAGGGCCTCGTCCCCCTTGCGCTCCTTTTCAAAGCGGTTCTCCAGGGCCCTTAGCTCGGCGAAGTAGTTGCGGAACTGGCTGGACTTGAGCTTGCCCTCGGCGAGCTTCTCCGCCACCTCCCGCGCCCGCTCAAAGACCTTGGGGTCCAGGATTCCCCGCTCCTTATCCTTAAAAAACTCCAACGCCGGCATTCACGCCCTCCTTTCCCGATAAAGCGCCCACTGGACCCAGACCGGAAGGCAGTTCCAGGCCGGGTCCTGGTGGTCAAGAAGCCTTAGGTACCTTTCCCACGTCCTTTCGTCCCGCTCCCGCACGCGCCTTAAGGCGTAGGCCAGAAGGGGCTTGTAGCGCATCCTTTCCCCGGGGTCCTCCAAGGGGAAGAAGCGGCGCCAAAGGAAGAGCCACCGGTAGGCCTGGGCCCGGGAGACCCTCCCTTCCCCCAAGTCCTGGGCGAGGCCCTCCGCCCAGGCCCTAAGCCCGGGAAGCTCCGCCCAGGGCACCGCCTGGCCGAAGAGGAAAAGCCTCCCCCGCCCCGCCCCCTTGGCCTGCTTCTCCGCCTCGCCGAGGAGGCGGGCAAGCTCCGGCACCGGAAGGCTCGGTCCCACCAGGACGAAGCCCCCGGAGAGGGTAAGGGCCTCGTGGCGGGTAAAAAGGCGGTAAAGCTTCTCTAGATCCAAGGCGAAGTCCAAAAGGGCGTCCCAGGGCCCGAGGAGGAAGAGGTCGTCCCCGCCCGAGTAGACGCTATAAAGGAGGGGATAGCGGGCCTCCTTGTGCCGGGCCTCGAGGGCGTCCCACTTTAGCCTCTCGCGGTAGCGCCCGGGCTCTTCCAGAAGGGCGAGGACCTCGGCGGAGAAGAAGACCTCGAGGGTCCGGGACAAGGCGGCGATCCGGCTCGGGGTGGCGTTCTTATACCCTGTGGCAAAGGCCTCCCCCATCCGGTCGGCGTCCAGCATCAGGGCCCCCAGGTAGGGCGCCCCTTTGGAGAGGGCGGCGAGCTCGGCAAAGGTGAGGACCTTTTGGGGGTGGACCTCCTCGTCCTCCAGAAGCCCTTTCTCCTCCACCCAGGCCCGATAGGTCTCCAGATCCCACCCCTCGGCCCTCAGGGCGTGCTCCAC
Encoded proteins:
- the csm2 gene encoding type III-A CRISPR-associated protein Csm2; this encodes MPALEFFKDKERGILDPKVFERAREVAEKLAEGKLKSSQFRNYFAELRALENRFEKERKGDEALAFARLVPQLELLKAKLFYNRRSQGPLKGKGAEEFVRFMEEALEAGKQSSKHFEAMMKYVEAVLAYFYFYASGKQEDRDEA
- the csm3 gene encoding type III-A CRISPR-associated RAMP protein Csm3, with the protein product MKLRKVIRIRSVLLAKTGLRIGMSRDQMAIGDLDNPVIRNPLTDEPYIPGSSLKGKLRYLLEWSLGGDYILKAKDKHVYASPDPKDPVARIFGLAPENDEASLKVARERGPTRLLVRDAYLTEESKQQLERATARGGLYTEIKQEVFIPRLGGKANPRTTERVPAGARFLVEMSYRVLDDLDEDYFGKYLLRALELLELDGLGGHISRGYGQVYFLHPEKPPEAQEGLPLRERLQVEEVSLQGA
- the csm5 gene encoding type III-A CRISPR-associated RAMP protein Csm5; the encoded protein is MGFLRSFRLELEALSPVHVGTGEAYPAYAYVPDFAKKEVHLLDPGALLLALPEARKRQYLEKVAQGPKAAQEVLRYLHEEGQLPKEAVLRTLPASSAFLEAVQSATEEAALEYRPVPYSALGPYLPGSSVKGALRTAWLFHVLVERGQVAEWDRKAGVWRLRDRRERDGQVRIYPPRNPSLSENQAFEGAVLRYAREGRRGMTLDLYQDPFRAVRLSDSGPTPTFLNRIGVFHPTKDTSGMVLLAETFRRGTRFALTLRYHEGLGQRGGVSLPIPPEDLVQALRDYYRQVAEWESGFAEEHGLKRALEVYEALSERLKDPGVFPLRVGFGSGRLALRLALLLPENHPEGQEPKTRKTAGARIPQDGYPLGWMVGRLQALP
- the csm4 gene encoding type III-A CRISPR-associated RAMP protein Csm4, yielding MRATLFHLYFQGPLKALPRAPTLMAHLFWWYRYTHGREALEALLERFSQNPPFRLSSVYPKGWLPRPKLPPVPVEETTLRKALKNLALVSLETFQALAERGEEALLQAPEVLGRAKPPEPRRLRRSRVGIDRATGAARRGILFTQELLFPDPRTPYALYVLGEAPFDLKEGLAFVGEMGYGGGASVGLGRFRVEGPLEAELPEAKEPNAYATLAPGPLEGALYYELEPYWGRLGGAYVGKPFKRPYLRTREGSLYREVRNVLLDVTPEDPPEAGARVCEVLAVFPLGVRVWDS